A DNA window from Gemella massiliensis contains the following coding sequences:
- a CDS encoding foldase protein PrsA yields MTKLKKAILPVALSISVIGLAGCSSGGTKYISSKAGDVTEKDIVESIGSSQLSKTATSMMIQKVLLDKYKGKIDDKAIDEKLKKAEEQYGGKEKFEQLLKQQGFTLDKYKDGLKVKAAQTLMINEYNGVDDETIKQSYEKNKHQYHLAHILISVKSESNPNGLSDEDAKKKAEEILKKVNDGEDFAKLAKENSKDTANASNGGDLGWSSKEDNSFVKEFKEAAYALEKGKTSDVVKTSFGYHIIKLLDTKDSTFEELKPSLEEKLAEEAVKSDPTVVSKALKNIFEEYNVKSSNSDVESYIKSMLEGNTSGQSGQ; encoded by the coding sequence ATGACAAAATTAAAAAAAGCTATTTTACCTGTAGCTCTTAGTATCTCTGTTATTGGTTTAGCAGGTTGTTCTTCTGGCGGAACAAAATACATCTCTAGTAAAGCCGGGGATGTTACAGAAAAAGATATAGTAGAAAGCATTGGTTCCAGCCAATTATCTAAAACGGCAACAAGCATGATGATTCAAAAAGTTCTTTTAGATAAATATAAAGGAAAAATTGATGACAAAGCCATTGATGAAAAACTAAAAAAAGCTGAAGAGCAATACGGTGGAAAAGAAAAATTTGAACAATTATTAAAACAACAAGGTTTCACCCTTGATAAATATAAAGACGGCCTTAAGGTTAAAGCTGCTCAAACACTTATGATTAACGAATACAACGGTGTTGACGATGAAACAATAAAACAAAGTTACGAAAAAAATAAACATCAATATCACCTTGCACACATCTTAATAAGTGTTAAAAGTGAATCAAACCCTAATGGACTGAGCGATGAAGACGCTAAGAAAAAAGCTGAAGAAATTCTGAAAAAAGTTAATGACGGAGAAGATTTCGCTAAACTTGCTAAAGAAAACTCTAAAGACACAGCTAATGCCTCTAATGGCGGCGATTTAGGTTGGTCTTCTAAAGAAGATAACTCTTTCGTTAAAGAATTTAAAGAAGCTGCTTATGCTCTTGAAAAAGGAAAAACTTCAGATGTAGTTAAAACTTCATTCGGGTATCACATAATCAAATTATTAGATACAAAAGATTCTACTTTTGAAGAATTAAAACCATCACTTGAAGAAAAATTAGCAGAAGAAGCTGTAAAAAGCGATCCAACAGTAGTAAGTAAAGCACTTAAAAATATTTTCGAAGAATATAATGTAAAATCTAGCAACAGCGATGTTGAATCTTACATTAAATCTATGTTAGAAGGAAACACTTCAGGACAATCAGGTCAATAA
- a CDS encoding Gfo/Idh/MocA family protein — MKLGIIGSGMIVKDFLSIADELPEIELEAIVARNRENLEKLSKEYKIKKIYTNIDEFLTDKDIDTVYVAIPNNIHYSVVKKALLANKNVICEKPFTLYYEEARELFELAESRNLILIEAITNQYLKNYYEIKKAVKEIGEVRLIECNFSQLSSRYKDFKEGKIAPVFSKEHGGGVLNDLNIYNIHFIVGIFGEPQTVNYFPNIINDIDTSGVLVLIYEKFKAVCIAAKDTFNNSYVNIQGDKGLVQVTGSTNEVSNYSLKTKDIVKDNINDNSHNHRMYAEFKKISQVITQRDFAFVNKQKRHSLSVMKVLDKAKKSIG; from the coding sequence ATGAAATTAGGAATTATTGGATCTGGAATGATAGTAAAGGATTTTCTTAGCATAGCAGATGAGTTACCGGAAATAGAATTAGAAGCAATAGTAGCACGAAATAGAGAAAATCTGGAAAAACTTAGTAAAGAATATAAAATAAAAAAAATATATACAAATATAGATGAATTTTTGACTGATAAAGATATTGATACTGTTTATGTAGCTATACCAAATAATATTCATTATAGTGTTGTGAAAAAAGCTTTATTGGCAAATAAAAATGTTATTTGTGAAAAGCCTTTTACATTGTATTATGAAGAAGCAAGAGAGTTATTTGAATTAGCTGAAAGTAGAAATTTAATTTTGATAGAAGCTATAACAAACCAATATTTAAAAAATTATTATGAGATAAAAAAAGCTGTAAAAGAAATAGGAGAAGTAAGACTGATTGAATGTAATTTTTCTCAGCTGTCATCTCGTTATAAGGATTTTAAAGAAGGGAAAATAGCACCTGTATTCAGCAAAGAACACGGTGGCGGTGTTCTTAATGATTTGAATATTTATAATATTCATTTTATTGTCGGGATTTTTGGAGAACCTCAAACCGTAAATTATTTTCCTAACATTATTAATGATATAGATACTTCGGGAGTTTTAGTTTTAATTTATGAAAAATTTAAAGCGGTATGTATAGCAGCAAAAGATACCTTTAATAATAGTTATGTTAATATTCAAGGGGATAAAGGTTTAGTACAGGTAACAGGTTCAACTAACGAAGTGTCAAACTATAGCTTAAAAACTAAGGATATAGTTAAGGATAATATTAATGATAACAGTCATAACCACAGAATGTATGCTGAATTTAAGAAAATTTCACAGGTAATAACGCAAAGAGATTTTGCATTTGTTAATAAACAAAAAAGACATAGTTTGTCGGTAATGAAGGTGTTGGATAAAGCCAAAAAATCAATCGGATAA
- a CDS encoding VTT domain-containing protein, with the protein MNTIKFLIDFVLHIDKHLGELMNQHGPWWLYGIIFLVIFIETGVVFMPFLPGDSLLFASGALWAATGNNIFLLLMLCISAAVIGDNCNYFIGRNFSEYLKSRSWFKKFVSDENIKDAEKFVEKHGGKSIFLARFFPIIRTIVPFIVGAGKMKYSKFRTIDFLGGTCWCLLFVSVGYFFGNFEIVKKNFSLVVIGIILISLVPLIIGTLKSRKKA; encoded by the coding sequence ATTGATTTTGTGCTACATATAGATAAACATTTAGGTGAGCTTATGAATCAACATGGTCCATGGTGGTTATATGGAATTATATTTTTAGTAATATTTATAGAAACCGGTGTGGTATTTATGCCGTTTTTACCGGGGGATTCGCTACTTTTTGCTAGCGGTGCTTTGTGGGCGGCTACCGGAAATAATATTTTTTTATTGCTTATGCTATGTATTAGCGCAGCGGTAATAGGAGATAATTGTAATTATTTTATTGGAAGAAATTTCTCTGAATATTTGAAGAGCAGGTCATGGTTTAAAAAATTTGTTTCAGATGAGAACATAAAAGATGCCGAAAAATTTGTTGAAAAACATGGTGGGAAATCAATTTTTCTGGCAAGATTTTTTCCTATAATTCGAACTATAGTTCCTTTTATAGTAGGTGCCGGTAAAATGAAATATAGCAAATTCAGAACAATAGATTTTCTGGGTGGAACTTGCTGGTGTCTGCTGTTTGTTTCGGTAGGTTATTTCTTTGGGAACTTTGAAATTGTAAAGAAAAATTTTTCATTAGTGGTAATTGGAATAATTTTGATTAGTTTAGTACCGCTAATAATTGGAACATTAAAATCACGTAAAAAAGCATAG